CGCTGGGCCGGTACGATTCCGCCGGCGGGCTCTACGTCTGCATCCTGACGAACCCGACGATGGGCGGCGTCGCCGCGAGTTGGGCGTTCCAAGGCGACATCACGCTCGCCGAACCGGGCGCGCTGGTCGGGTTCGCCGGGCGCCGGGTCATCTCGAACACGGTGCGGGTCGAACTGCCGGAGAACTTCCAGACGAGCGAGTTCCTCCTGAAACACGGGTTCGTGGACCGGATCGTTCACCGCAAGGATCTGCGCACCGAGGTCGCCCGCATTGTAGACTACTGCCAGATCAGGTAGCGCGGGTGCGGAGTTCCGGGCGCGGAGTTACAATTAAACACGTCCGCCGGACGGTTTTCCGGCACCTCGCCCGCGCTCTGCGTTCCGTGCCGCCTCCGGGGGTTCGTCGTGGGTCTGCTCGACTTCCTGTTCGGCAAAAGCAAAAGCGGTGGCAGCCCCAAAAAAGGGCTGAAGAAGGCCAACGTCGCAAAACGGTTCGATCTCGTCGGGCGCACCGGACAGGGGAGCATGTCGAAGGTGTTCCGCGCCTACGACCGCGAACTCGGGCGCACCGTCTGCCTGAAGCTCCTGGACAAGGCCAAAACCAAGAAGTTCGAGGAACGGTTCATCGGGCTCAAGAAGCCGCACGAGGGCGAGATCTGCGAGGCCCTCAAGCACGACAACATCGTGCGCACCTACGAGCAAGGGGTCACCACCGACGGCGAGCCGTACCTTGTGATGGAGTTGGTGGACGGGTTGGGGCTGAACTACCTCGTCGAGACCCGCGCCCCGCAATTGACCGGCAACCGCATCAACTTTCTGAGCCAACTCTGCAACGCCCTCCAGTACATGCACGACAGCAAGTGGCTCCACCGCGACCTCTGCACGCGCAACGTGATGGTGGACAAGGAGGGCGTGCTAAAACTGATCGATTTCGGCCTCACCGTCCCGTACACACCGGCATTCTGCGTAAGCGGTAACCGCACGGGCACGCCGGACATCCTCGCACCCGAGATCATCAAGCGCAAGGCCACCGATCACCGTGTAGACCTATTCGCTTTGGGCGTAACGGCTTACGAAGTATTCACCGGC
This region of Gemmata massiliana genomic DNA includes:
- a CDS encoding serine/threonine protein kinase codes for the protein MGLLDFLFGKSKSGGSPKKGLKKANVAKRFDLVGRTGQGSMSKVFRAYDRELGRTVCLKLLDKAKTKKFEERFIGLKKPHEGEICEALKHDNIVRTYEQGVTTDGEPYLVMELVDGLGLNYLVETRAPQLTGNRINFLSQLCNALQYMHDSKWLHRDLCTRNVMVDKEGVLKLIDFGLTVPYTPAFCVSGNRTGTPDILAPEIIKRKATDHRVDLFALGVTAYEVFTGQLPWERSPSSEETFRRRLNTAPREAKDLNPQVDERLSSILLKSISREPADRYPSANAFKDALARLEKQDY